The following are encoded in a window of Cottoperca gobio chromosome 20, fCotGob3.1, whole genome shotgun sequence genomic DNA:
- the epc1a gene encoding enhancer of polycomb homolog 1 isoform X2, giving the protein MVIPVPEAERNITHYESLYPGEFKMPKQLIHIQPFSLDTEQPDYDLDSEDETFVNKLKKKMEITALQFEEMIDRLEKGSGQQLVSLQEAKLLLKEDDELIKEVFDYWSRKRKTCTGGSLIPTVKQEKRDGSSTSDPYVAFRRRTEKMQTRKNRKNDEASYEKMLKLRRDLSRAVTILEMIKRREKSKRELLHLTLEIVEKRNVMPDFGSEVMAEALAQRALVKPVYTIPIIPPSNSNQYRHQDHLDMKDYKKPEKTEAVRTKRKYERKPKIPPLSAPPHSGPSVFNPKDLNQYDFPSSDEEPFSQIHSGSSEAEEENDPDGCFAFRRKAGCQYYASRPDQSGNWPWVSPSEGGLGDPRFRYCLTSLNMPRRCIGSARRRVGRGGRILLDRAHTDLDSICQSLDSDPEPEPLASPLPCSPLRNSNASTSETNTSHPTSSTHLPSSSSPLSPSSPTPMDLSQILLNIKSSRWRHFRPRTLSHHPLGGGDLSRRGFRDFSRTVSGLTRTLFGGANSRNRTGPAPTPVNVFTAEQYQQHQEQLALMQKQQLEQSQQQQQANAPATTTNTQALVSKTLDQASAQFAASALITTDQLLTFKSKEELVLAGGVNGVLAGAGVFKGLHLSGTAALHQTNQSTHTTPSMAPAFLQPSSNSATLSPANAVPTSLTSTPSAHAAAALGILGCSAANATTQVLIGNNICLSVPPAGSLAGRHIPRTLGNVPPSALKLSAATNLQMPKVSGASSMDMGSRDNHDEDKPALNSIADNTVAMEVT; this is encoded by the exons ATGGTTATCCCCGTCCCCGAGGCAGAGCGCAACATCACGCACTACGAGTCCCTCTACCCCGGGGAGTTCAAGATGCCAAAGCAGCTTATTCACATACAGC CTTTCAGTTTGGATACAGAGCAGCCAGACTACGACCTAGATTCAGAGGATGAGACGTTTGTGAATaagctgaagaagaaaatggaaatcaCAGCCCTGCAGTTTGAAGAAATGATAGACCGACTGGAGAAAGGCAGTGGACAGCAG CTCGTCAGTCTCCAGGAGGCCAAACTGCTGCTGAAGGAGGACGATGAGCTGATCAAGGAGGTGTTCGACTACTGGAGCCGCAAGAGGAAAACCTGCACGGGTGGCTCCCTCATCCCCACCGTCAAGCAGGAGAAGAGGGATGGCTCCAGCACCAGCGACCCCTATGTGGCCTTCCGCCGACGGACGGAGAAGATGCAGACTAGGAAG AATCGAAAGAATGACGAGGCGTCGTATGAGAAGATGCTGAAGCTGCGCAGGGACCTGAGCCGAGCGGTCACCATCCTGGAGATGATcaagaggagggaaaagagcAAGAGGGAACTGCTGCACCTCACACTGGAGATTGTGGAGAAGAG GAATGTAATGCCAGACTTTGGCAGTGAGGTGATGGCAGAGGCACTTGCACAGCGAGCTCTGGTGAAGCCTGTCTACACCATCCCCATCATCCCCCCGTCCAACAGTAACCAGTACAGACACCAGGACCACTTGGATATGAAGGACTACAAGAAA CCGGAGAAGACGGAGGCAGTACGAACCAAAAGGAAATACGAAAGGAAACCCAAGATCCCTCCTCTGTCAGCGCCTCCACATTCAGGGCCCTCGGTGTTTAATCCCAAGGACCTCAACCAGTACGACTTCCCCAGCTCGGACGAAGAACCCTTCTCGCAG ATCCATTCAGGTTCttcagaggcagaggaggagaatgaCCCAGATGGCTGCTTTGCGTTCAGGAGGAAGGCCGGCTGTCAGTACTACGCT TCTCGTCCAGACCAGAGTGGCAACTGGCCCTGGGTAAGCCCGTCAGAGGGCGGGCTTGGCGACCCACGCTTCCGCTACTGTCTGACCTCGCTGAACATGCCACGGCGCTGCATAGGTTCGGCACGGCGCCGCGTGGGCAGAGGAGGCAG gatCTTGTTGGACAGAGCGCACACTGATCTAGACAGCATCTGTCAGAGCCTGGACTCTGACCCGGAGCCCGAACCACTCGCCTCACCACTTCCATGTTCTCCGCTCCGCAACTCCAACGCCAGTACCTCAGAAACCAATACCTCGCACCCAACCAGCTCCACCCAccttccctcctcttcatcaccccTGTCGCCATCATCGCCAACCCCGATGGACCTCAGCCAGATTCTTTTGAACATTAAATCTAGCCGCTGGAGGCACTTCAGACCACGGACGCTATCCCATCACCCCTTGGGTGGAGGAGACTTGTCTCGCAGAGGATTTAGGGATTTTAGCCGCACAGTGTCAGGACTTACCCGGACTCTGTTTGGAGGAGCCAACTCCCGGAACCGCACCGGCCCAGCCCCCACCCCCGTCAACG TGTTCACGGCAGAGCAGTACCAGCAGCACCAGGAGCAGCTGGCCCTCATGCAGAAACAGCAGCTGGAGCAGagccaacagcagcaacaagccAACGCTCCTGCAACAACCACCAACACACAG GCTCTCGTGTCCAAGACGCTGGACCAGGCCAGCGCCCAGTTTGCTGCTTCGGCCCTCATCACCACGGACCAACTGCTGACCTTCAAGTCCAAAGAGGAGCTGGTGCTGGCAGGTGGAGTCAACGGGGTCTTGGCAGGTGCAG GTGTTTTCAAAGGCTTGCATCTGTCCGGCACCGCAGCCCTGCACCAGACCAACCAGTCGACCCACACTACCCCCTCCATGGCCCCGGCTTTCCTCCAGCCCTCCTCCAACTCGGCAACCCTTTCACCCGCCAACGCCGTCCCCACCTCCCTCACCTCCACCCCCAGCGCCCATGCGGCAGCAGCGCTGGGGATCCTGGGATGCAGCGCGGCCAACGCCACCACTCAGGTCCTCATCGGGAACAACATCTGTCTGAGCGTGCCGCCGGCCGGCAGCCTGGCCGGACGCCACATTCCCCGGACCCTCGGCAACGTGCCACCCTCTGCCTTAAAGCTGTCGGCCGCCACCAACCTGCAGATGCCCAAAGTCTCTGGAGCATCGTCCATGGACATGGGCTCAAG GGATAATCACGACGAAGACAAGCCAGCACTGAACAGTATAGCAGACAACACAGTGGCCATGGAGGTGACGTAG
- the epc1a gene encoding enhancer of polycomb homolog 1 isoform X1, which translates to MSKLSFRARALDASKPLPVFRCEDLPDLHEYASINRAVPQMPTGMEKEEESEHHLQRAISAQQVYGEKRDNMVIPVPEAERNITHYESLYPGEFKMPKQLIHIQPFSLDTEQPDYDLDSEDETFVNKLKKKMEITALQFEEMIDRLEKGSGQQLVSLQEAKLLLKEDDELIKEVFDYWSRKRKTCTGGSLIPTVKQEKRDGSSTSDPYVAFRRRTEKMQTRKNRKNDEASYEKMLKLRRDLSRAVTILEMIKRREKSKRELLHLTLEIVEKRNVMPDFGSEVMAEALAQRALVKPVYTIPIIPPSNSNQYRHQDHLDMKDYKKPEKTEAVRTKRKYERKPKIPPLSAPPHSGPSVFNPKDLNQYDFPSSDEEPFSQIHSGSSEAEEENDPDGCFAFRRKAGCQYYASRPDQSGNWPWVSPSEGGLGDPRFRYCLTSLNMPRRCIGSARRRVGRGGRILLDRAHTDLDSICQSLDSDPEPEPLASPLPCSPLRNSNASTSETNTSHPTSSTHLPSSSSPLSPSSPTPMDLSQILLNIKSSRWRHFRPRTLSHHPLGGGDLSRRGFRDFSRTVSGLTRTLFGGANSRNRTGPAPTPVNVFTAEQYQQHQEQLALMQKQQLEQSQQQQQANAPATTTNTQALVSKTLDQASAQFAASALITTDQLLTFKSKEELVLAGGVNGVLAGAGVFKGLHLSGTAALHQTNQSTHTTPSMAPAFLQPSSNSATLSPANAVPTSLTSTPSAHAAAALGILGCSAANATTQVLIGNNICLSVPPAGSLAGRHIPRTLGNVPPSALKLSAATNLQMPKVSGASSMDMGSRDNHDEDKPALNSIADNTVAMEVT; encoded by the exons atgagtAAATTGTCGTTTCGGGCACGGGCGCTGGATGCTAGTAAGCCTCTGCCCGTCTTCCGCTGCGAGGATCTGCCCGACCTGCACGAATATGCCTCAATCAACCGGGCAGTGCCGCAGATGCCGACCGGGATGGAAAAAGAGGAGGAATCG GAGCACCATCTCCAGCGGGCCATCTCCGCGCAGCAGGTGTACGGCGAGAAGCGGGACAACATGGTTATCCCCGTCCCCGAGGCAGAGCGCAACATCACGCACTACGAGTCCCTCTACCCCGGGGAGTTCAAGATGCCAAAGCAGCTTATTCACATACAGC CTTTCAGTTTGGATACAGAGCAGCCAGACTACGACCTAGATTCAGAGGATGAGACGTTTGTGAATaagctgaagaagaaaatggaaatcaCAGCCCTGCAGTTTGAAGAAATGATAGACCGACTGGAGAAAGGCAGTGGACAGCAG CTCGTCAGTCTCCAGGAGGCCAAACTGCTGCTGAAGGAGGACGATGAGCTGATCAAGGAGGTGTTCGACTACTGGAGCCGCAAGAGGAAAACCTGCACGGGTGGCTCCCTCATCCCCACCGTCAAGCAGGAGAAGAGGGATGGCTCCAGCACCAGCGACCCCTATGTGGCCTTCCGCCGACGGACGGAGAAGATGCAGACTAGGAAG AATCGAAAGAATGACGAGGCGTCGTATGAGAAGATGCTGAAGCTGCGCAGGGACCTGAGCCGAGCGGTCACCATCCTGGAGATGATcaagaggagggaaaagagcAAGAGGGAACTGCTGCACCTCACACTGGAGATTGTGGAGAAGAG GAATGTAATGCCAGACTTTGGCAGTGAGGTGATGGCAGAGGCACTTGCACAGCGAGCTCTGGTGAAGCCTGTCTACACCATCCCCATCATCCCCCCGTCCAACAGTAACCAGTACAGACACCAGGACCACTTGGATATGAAGGACTACAAGAAA CCGGAGAAGACGGAGGCAGTACGAACCAAAAGGAAATACGAAAGGAAACCCAAGATCCCTCCTCTGTCAGCGCCTCCACATTCAGGGCCCTCGGTGTTTAATCCCAAGGACCTCAACCAGTACGACTTCCCCAGCTCGGACGAAGAACCCTTCTCGCAG ATCCATTCAGGTTCttcagaggcagaggaggagaatgaCCCAGATGGCTGCTTTGCGTTCAGGAGGAAGGCCGGCTGTCAGTACTACGCT TCTCGTCCAGACCAGAGTGGCAACTGGCCCTGGGTAAGCCCGTCAGAGGGCGGGCTTGGCGACCCACGCTTCCGCTACTGTCTGACCTCGCTGAACATGCCACGGCGCTGCATAGGTTCGGCACGGCGCCGCGTGGGCAGAGGAGGCAG gatCTTGTTGGACAGAGCGCACACTGATCTAGACAGCATCTGTCAGAGCCTGGACTCTGACCCGGAGCCCGAACCACTCGCCTCACCACTTCCATGTTCTCCGCTCCGCAACTCCAACGCCAGTACCTCAGAAACCAATACCTCGCACCCAACCAGCTCCACCCAccttccctcctcttcatcaccccTGTCGCCATCATCGCCAACCCCGATGGACCTCAGCCAGATTCTTTTGAACATTAAATCTAGCCGCTGGAGGCACTTCAGACCACGGACGCTATCCCATCACCCCTTGGGTGGAGGAGACTTGTCTCGCAGAGGATTTAGGGATTTTAGCCGCACAGTGTCAGGACTTACCCGGACTCTGTTTGGAGGAGCCAACTCCCGGAACCGCACCGGCCCAGCCCCCACCCCCGTCAACG TGTTCACGGCAGAGCAGTACCAGCAGCACCAGGAGCAGCTGGCCCTCATGCAGAAACAGCAGCTGGAGCAGagccaacagcagcaacaagccAACGCTCCTGCAACAACCACCAACACACAG GCTCTCGTGTCCAAGACGCTGGACCAGGCCAGCGCCCAGTTTGCTGCTTCGGCCCTCATCACCACGGACCAACTGCTGACCTTCAAGTCCAAAGAGGAGCTGGTGCTGGCAGGTGGAGTCAACGGGGTCTTGGCAGGTGCAG GTGTTTTCAAAGGCTTGCATCTGTCCGGCACCGCAGCCCTGCACCAGACCAACCAGTCGACCCACACTACCCCCTCCATGGCCCCGGCTTTCCTCCAGCCCTCCTCCAACTCGGCAACCCTTTCACCCGCCAACGCCGTCCCCACCTCCCTCACCTCCACCCCCAGCGCCCATGCGGCAGCAGCGCTGGGGATCCTGGGATGCAGCGCGGCCAACGCCACCACTCAGGTCCTCATCGGGAACAACATCTGTCTGAGCGTGCCGCCGGCCGGCAGCCTGGCCGGACGCCACATTCCCCGGACCCTCGGCAACGTGCCACCCTCTGCCTTAAAGCTGTCGGCCGCCACCAACCTGCAGATGCCCAAAGTCTCTGGAGCATCGTCCATGGACATGGGCTCAAG GGATAATCACGACGAAGACAAGCCAGCACTGAACAGTATAGCAGACAACACAGTGGCCATGGAGGTGACGTAG
- the epc1a gene encoding enhancer of polycomb homolog 1 isoform X3: MSKLSFRARALDASKPLPVFRCEDLPDLHEYASINRAVPQMPTGMEKEEESEHHLQRAISAQQVYGEKRDNMVIPVPEAERNITHYESLYPGEFKMPKQLIHIQPFSLDTEQPDYDLDSEDETFVNKLKKKMEITALQFEEMIDRLEKGSGQQLVSLQEAKLLLKEDDELIKEVFDYWSRKRKTCTGGSLIPTVKQEKRDGSSTSDPYVAFRRRTEKMQTRKNRKNDEASYEKMLKLRRDLSRAVTILEMIKRREKSKRELLHLTLEIVEKRNVMPDFGSEVMAEALAQRALVKPVYTIPIIPPSNSNQYRHQDHLDMKDYKKPEKTEAVRTKRKYERKPKIPPLSAPPHSGPSVFNPKDLNQYDFPSSDEEPFSQIHSGSSEAEEENDPDGCFAFRRKAGCQYYASRPDQSGNWPWVSPSEGGLGDPRFRYCLTSLNMPRRCIGSARRRVGRGGRILLDRAHTDLDSICQSLDSDPEPEPLASPLPCSPLRNSNASTSETNTSHPTSSTHLPSSSSPLSPSSPTPMDLSQILLNIKSSRWRHFRPRTLSHHPLGGGDLSRRGFRDFSRTVSGLTRTLFGGANSRNRTGPAPTPVNVFTAEQYQQHQEQLALMQKQQLEQSQQQQQANAPATTTNTQALVSKTLDQASAQFAASALITTDQLLTFKSKEELVLAGGVNGVLAGAVT, from the exons atgagtAAATTGTCGTTTCGGGCACGGGCGCTGGATGCTAGTAAGCCTCTGCCCGTCTTCCGCTGCGAGGATCTGCCCGACCTGCACGAATATGCCTCAATCAACCGGGCAGTGCCGCAGATGCCGACCGGGATGGAAAAAGAGGAGGAATCG GAGCACCATCTCCAGCGGGCCATCTCCGCGCAGCAGGTGTACGGCGAGAAGCGGGACAACATGGTTATCCCCGTCCCCGAGGCAGAGCGCAACATCACGCACTACGAGTCCCTCTACCCCGGGGAGTTCAAGATGCCAAAGCAGCTTATTCACATACAGC CTTTCAGTTTGGATACAGAGCAGCCAGACTACGACCTAGATTCAGAGGATGAGACGTTTGTGAATaagctgaagaagaaaatggaaatcaCAGCCCTGCAGTTTGAAGAAATGATAGACCGACTGGAGAAAGGCAGTGGACAGCAG CTCGTCAGTCTCCAGGAGGCCAAACTGCTGCTGAAGGAGGACGATGAGCTGATCAAGGAGGTGTTCGACTACTGGAGCCGCAAGAGGAAAACCTGCACGGGTGGCTCCCTCATCCCCACCGTCAAGCAGGAGAAGAGGGATGGCTCCAGCACCAGCGACCCCTATGTGGCCTTCCGCCGACGGACGGAGAAGATGCAGACTAGGAAG AATCGAAAGAATGACGAGGCGTCGTATGAGAAGATGCTGAAGCTGCGCAGGGACCTGAGCCGAGCGGTCACCATCCTGGAGATGATcaagaggagggaaaagagcAAGAGGGAACTGCTGCACCTCACACTGGAGATTGTGGAGAAGAG GAATGTAATGCCAGACTTTGGCAGTGAGGTGATGGCAGAGGCACTTGCACAGCGAGCTCTGGTGAAGCCTGTCTACACCATCCCCATCATCCCCCCGTCCAACAGTAACCAGTACAGACACCAGGACCACTTGGATATGAAGGACTACAAGAAA CCGGAGAAGACGGAGGCAGTACGAACCAAAAGGAAATACGAAAGGAAACCCAAGATCCCTCCTCTGTCAGCGCCTCCACATTCAGGGCCCTCGGTGTTTAATCCCAAGGACCTCAACCAGTACGACTTCCCCAGCTCGGACGAAGAACCCTTCTCGCAG ATCCATTCAGGTTCttcagaggcagaggaggagaatgaCCCAGATGGCTGCTTTGCGTTCAGGAGGAAGGCCGGCTGTCAGTACTACGCT TCTCGTCCAGACCAGAGTGGCAACTGGCCCTGGGTAAGCCCGTCAGAGGGCGGGCTTGGCGACCCACGCTTCCGCTACTGTCTGACCTCGCTGAACATGCCACGGCGCTGCATAGGTTCGGCACGGCGCCGCGTGGGCAGAGGAGGCAG gatCTTGTTGGACAGAGCGCACACTGATCTAGACAGCATCTGTCAGAGCCTGGACTCTGACCCGGAGCCCGAACCACTCGCCTCACCACTTCCATGTTCTCCGCTCCGCAACTCCAACGCCAGTACCTCAGAAACCAATACCTCGCACCCAACCAGCTCCACCCAccttccctcctcttcatcaccccTGTCGCCATCATCGCCAACCCCGATGGACCTCAGCCAGATTCTTTTGAACATTAAATCTAGCCGCTGGAGGCACTTCAGACCACGGACGCTATCCCATCACCCCTTGGGTGGAGGAGACTTGTCTCGCAGAGGATTTAGGGATTTTAGCCGCACAGTGTCAGGACTTACCCGGACTCTGTTTGGAGGAGCCAACTCCCGGAACCGCACCGGCCCAGCCCCCACCCCCGTCAACG TGTTCACGGCAGAGCAGTACCAGCAGCACCAGGAGCAGCTGGCCCTCATGCAGAAACAGCAGCTGGAGCAGagccaacagcagcaacaagccAACGCTCCTGCAACAACCACCAACACACAG GCTCTCGTGTCCAAGACGCTGGACCAGGCCAGCGCCCAGTTTGCTGCTTCGGCCCTCATCACCACGGACCAACTGCTGACCTTCAAGTCCAAAGAGGAGCTGGTGCTGGCAGGTGGAGTCAACGGGGTCTTGGCAGGTGCAG TTACGTGA